In the genome of Neofelis nebulosa isolate mNeoNeb1 chromosome 8, mNeoNeb1.pri, whole genome shotgun sequence, one region contains:
- the APOBEC1 gene encoding C->U-editing enzyme APOBEC-1, whose product MASDKGPSTGDATLRRRIEPREFEVFFDPRELRKEACLLYEIKWGTSHRIWRNSGRNTANHVELNFIEKFTSERHFCPSISCSITWFLSWSPCWECSKAIRGFLSQHPNVTLVIYVSRLFWHLDQQNRQGLRDLINSGVTVQIMRVPEYDHCWRNFVNYPPGEEDHWPRYPVVWMKLYALELHCIILSLPPCLKILRRCQNQLTLFRLTLQNCHYQMIPPHILLATGLIQLPVTWR is encoded by the exons AAGAAGAATTGAACCCCGGGAGTTTGAAGTCTTCTTTGACCCCAGAGAACTCCGCAAAGAGGCCTGTCTGCTCTATGAAATTAAGTGGGGCACAAGCCATAGGATCTGGCGAAACTCGGGCAGAAATACCGCCAACCACGTTGAGctcaattttatagaaaaatttacTTCAGAAAGACATTTTTGCCCCTCCATCAGCTGTTCCATCACCTGGTTCCTGTCCTGGAGTCCCTGTTGGGAATGCTCCAAGGCTATCAGAGGATTTTTGAGTCAACACCCTAACGTGACTCTGGTTATTTATGTATCTCGACTCTTCTGGCACCTGGATCAACAAAACCGGCAAGGACTCAGGGACCTCATCAACAGTGGTGTGACCGTCCAGATTATGAGAGTCCCAG AGTATGATCACTGCTGGAGGAATTTTGTCAACTACCCACCTGGGGAAGAAGATCACTGGCCCAGATACCCTGTTGTATGGATGAAGCTGTATGCACTGGAACTGCACTGCATAATTCta agtcTCCCTCCCTGCTTAAAGATTTTAAGAAGATGTCAGAATCAGCTTACATTGTTCAGACTTACTCTTCAAAATTGCCATTACCAAATGATCCCCCCCCATATCCTTTTAGCTACAGGATTGATACAACTTCCTGTGACTTGGAGATGA